A genomic region of Lachnoclostridium edouardi contains the following coding sequences:
- a CDS encoding MT-A70 family methyltransferase: MKKYSIIYADPPWQYQRSKVQGAAENHYPTMGIDELCALPVADLAAPDSALFLWATFPQLPAALRLIEAWGFHYKSVAFVWLKKNKKADSWFYGLGFWTRGNAEICLLATRGHPKRKAANIHQFIISPIEAHSKKPDEAREKIVALMGDLPRVELFARQSPPGWEVWGNEVESTIPDFGTKCPKDAGAGKEADPCPM, from the coding sequence ATCAAAAAATATTCTATCATTTACGCCGATCCCCCTTGGCAGTATCAGCGCAGTAAGGTACAGGGGGCGGCAGAAAACCATTATCCCACAATGGGGATTGACGAGCTGTGTGCGCTCCCGGTGGCTGATCTGGCCGCCCCGGACAGCGCACTTTTTTTGTGGGCGACTTTCCCCCAGCTTCCGGCGGCCCTGCGGCTCATAGAGGCGTGGGGCTTTCACTATAAGTCCGTGGCCTTTGTGTGGCTCAAAAAGAATAAAAAGGCGGACAGTTGGTTTTATGGCCTTGGCTTCTGGACGAGGGGAAACGCGGAGATCTGCCTGCTGGCTACCAGAGGCCATCCCAAACGGAAGGCGGCAAATATCCATCAGTTTATCATTTCCCCGATTGAAGCCCACAGCAAAAAGCCGGACGAGGCCCGGGAAAAGATCGTGGCCCTTATGGGCGACCTGCCCCGGGTGGAGCTCTTTGCCAGACAGTCCCCGCCCGGCTGGGAGGTGTGGGGAAATGAAGTGGAAAGCACGATCCCCGACTTCGGGACAAAGTGTCCCAAAGATGCCGGGGCCGGAAAGGAGGCTGATCCATGCCCTATGTGA
- a CDS encoding C40 family peptidase — MKRKPNKPRPEAQTHTEPGNGAAEPGGPAFGAGSEQEPGAAGTSGQSVPKSKFRQKSQQEQAAASKLRMEKRGEKREAAREKLAKQKPPKQKGPIRKAAGAAGWGVHGFVHGKLYEVEQENVGTEGAHRSELAGEVVLRHGSRFVKRKVREHPARAASRAEARYQKAAADYHFHTAAQEHPELSQNYFTRYWQKQRLRRQYQKRAKEATKQSAKAAGKTAAATEKLTARAAGFVKRHPVGCLLALACVLVIVLLQSCSSSLVSIGNAGAGALGATTYPSEDEAILGAEAAYAGLETELQTYLDTYESTHDYDEYHFDLDEIEHDPYVLISMLSALHEGEWTLSQVEGSLQMLFDRQYILTERVEVETRYDSDDEPYSWYICYVTLENKNLSHLPVSLLSEEQMSRYSIYMSTLGNRPDLFPDSPYVDKYITNPPEGYEVPGEYLDDETFAAIFSEAEKYIGYPYVWGGSSPSTSFDCSGYVSWVINHSGWNVGRLGAQGLYNICTPTSSPRPGDLVFFKGTYDTPGVSHCGIYVGDGRMLHCGDPIGYANLNTSYWQSHFYAYGRLP; from the coding sequence ATGAAGCGAAAACCGAATAAACCACGCCCGGAGGCCCAAACGCATACCGAACCCGGAAACGGGGCTGCCGAGCCCGGCGGCCCTGCTTTTGGGGCTGGCTCTGAACAGGAGCCCGGGGCGGCTGGCACTTCGGGACAAAGTGTCCCAAAGTCAAAATTCCGGCAGAAAAGCCAGCAGGAACAAGCGGCGGCATCCAAGCTCCGCATGGAAAAGCGGGGCGAAAAACGGGAGGCCGCCCGGGAAAAGCTGGCAAAGCAGAAGCCGCCCAAACAAAAAGGCCCGATCCGTAAGGCGGCGGGGGCCGCCGGATGGGGCGTTCACGGCTTTGTGCATGGCAAGCTCTACGAGGTGGAGCAGGAAAATGTAGGAACCGAAGGGGCCCACCGCTCGGAGCTTGCCGGGGAGGTTGTCCTGCGGCATGGCTCCCGATTTGTAAAACGCAAAGTCCGGGAGCATCCGGCAAGGGCGGCCAGCCGGGCCGAGGCCAGGTATCAGAAAGCGGCGGCGGATTATCATTTCCACACCGCCGCACAGGAGCACCCGGAGCTTTCCCAAAACTATTTTACCCGGTACTGGCAGAAACAGCGGCTTAGAAGGCAATACCAGAAGCGGGCGAAGGAGGCCACAAAACAGAGCGCAAAAGCCGCCGGGAAAACAGCCGCCGCCACGGAAAAGCTGACAGCCCGGGCCGCCGGGTTTGTGAAGCGCCATCCAGTCGGATGCCTGCTGGCACTGGCCTGTGTCCTTGTGATCGTCCTGCTCCAGTCCTGTTCGTCCTCACTGGTGTCCATCGGCAACGCCGGAGCCGGGGCGCTGGGAGCCACCACTTACCCCTCTGAGGATGAGGCAATTTTAGGGGCGGAGGCGGCTTATGCCGGGCTGGAGACAGAACTGCAAACCTACCTTGATACCTACGAAAGTACCCACGATTATGACGAGTACCACTTCGATCTGGACGAGATCGAACACGATCCCTATGTGCTTATTTCCATGCTGTCGGCGCTCCATGAGGGGGAATGGACGCTTTCACAGGTGGAGGGCTCCCTGCAAATGCTCTTTGACCGCCAGTATATTCTGACGGAGCGTGTGGAGGTGGAGACACGCTATGACAGCGACGATGAACCCTATTCGTGGTACATCTGCTATGTGACGCTGGAAAACAAAAACCTGTCCCACCTGCCTGTTTCCCTGTTGAGCGAAGAACAGATGTCCCGGTACTCCATCTATATGTCCACCCTCGGCAACCGTCCCGACCTGTTTCCCGACTCCCCCTATGTGGACAAATACATTACCAACCCGCCGGAGGGCTATGAGGTTCCGGGGGAATATCTGGACGATGAAACATTCGCCGCTATTTTCTCGGAGGCAGAGAAATACATCGGCTATCCCTATGTGTGGGGCGGCTCCAGCCCGTCTACATCTTTTGACTGCTCCGGCTATGTGTCATGGGTGATCAATCATTCCGGCTGGAATGTGGGCCGCCTTGGGGCGCAGGGGCTTTACAACATCTGTACTCCGACCAGCTCCCCAAGGCCCGGCGACCTTGTGTTTTTCAAGGGAACCTATGATACCCCGGGCGTGAGCCACTGTGGGATTTATGTAGGCGATGGGCGGATGCTCCATTGTGGCGATCCCATCGGATATGCAAACTTAAATACAAGCTACTGGCAGTCTCATTTTTACGCCTACGGGCGTTTACCATGA
- a CDS encoding DNA-methyltransferase, translated as MTGDVTSRQIVPKSPACPEGLFLMDGIEGLRSLPKHSVDMLLTDPPYGTTRNFWDVPLPLPELWEAVKWAVKPDGAVLFFAQCPYDKVLGASNLSMLRYEWVWYKSRCTGFLNARRAPLKRTENILVFYQKLPYYDPQFEQGKPYKKISRTGDNSPNYGKFLRSSSGSEDGLRFPGNLLAFSSVQRTVHPTQKPVELCEYLIKTYTRPGEVVADICAGSGTTAVAALNTGRRFVCFETAPAFYAPATERIRLATEAAESGKKGV; from the coding sequence ATGACAGGTGATGTGACCTCGAGACAAATTGTCCCGAAGTCTCCAGCCTGCCCGGAGGGGCTGTTTTTGATGGACGGGATTGAAGGGCTGCGCTCTTTGCCGAAGCACTCGGTTGATATGCTCCTTACCGATCCGCCCTATGGCACTACCCGGAACTTTTGGGATGTGCCGCTCCCGCTCCCGGAGCTGTGGGAGGCGGTCAAGTGGGCGGTCAAGCCGGATGGCGCAGTGCTGTTTTTCGCACAATGCCCCTATGATAAGGTGCTGGGGGCATCCAACCTCTCTATGCTTCGCTATGAATGGGTGTGGTACAAAAGCAGGTGTACTGGCTTTCTCAACGCAAGGCGGGCTCCCCTAAAGCGGACGGAAAACATTCTGGTGTTTTATCAAAAATTGCCCTATTACGATCCGCAGTTTGAACAGGGCAAGCCCTATAAGAAAATTTCCCGGACAGGGGACAACAGCCCCAACTATGGAAAATTCCTGCGTTCCAGCAGTGGATCAGAGGACGGCCTGCGTTTCCCCGGAAACCTGCTGGCCTTTTCTTCGGTACAGCGCACCGTCCATCCCACGCAGAAACCTGTGGAGCTGTGCGAGTATCTCATTAAGACCTACACCCGGCCCGGGGAGGTGGTGGCAGACATCTGCGCTGGCTCCGGCACAACCGCCGTTGCTGCCCTCAATACGGGCCGCCGCTTTGTATGCTTTGAAACCGCCCCGGCCTTTTACGCCCCGGCTACAGAACGCATCCGGCTGGCTACTGAGGCGGCAGAGTCAGGAAAAAAAGGCGTGTAA
- a CDS encoding PrgI family protein: MPYVNVPNDLSKVKTKMALNLTKRQLICFGCAAAVGIPSYLLARGSIGNTGAMFLMLAVMLPAFLLAMYEKDGLPAEKVLKNILRARFLRPGVRPYQTQNIYAPFAGRGAVRKEDAIAKGKSNQRKKNRKG, encoded by the coding sequence ATGCCCTATGTGAATGTACCCAACGACCTGTCAAAAGTAAAAACCAAAATGGCCCTAAACCTTACCAAGCGCCAGCTCATCTGTTTTGGCTGTGCGGCGGCAGTGGGCATCCCGTCCTATCTGCTGGCCCGGGGCTCTATCGGCAATACCGGGGCCATGTTCCTGATGCTGGCCGTGATGCTCCCGGCGTTTCTTCTGGCCATGTATGAAAAAGACGGGCTCCCGGCGGAAAAGGTGCTGAAAAACATCCTACGGGCCCGGTTTCTGCGGCCCGGAGTCAGGCCCTATCAGACACAAAACATTTACGCCCCCTTTGCCGGGCGGGGCGCTGTGAGAAAGGAGGATGCGATTGCGAAAGGCAAATCCAACCAGCGGAAGAAAAACCGCAAAGGCTAA
- a CDS encoding defense against restriction DarA-related protein has translation MDKNQGYSILKAVMLENGRGFALGHHPTAPSPYVTWACYDDKNGQRQYEWGHYGNDLAAMEQDFSDRIKDYQRLYHVGIVQTEAPGLYKYYSTQRPVDIGTFPKPPHNAPDEIVNYDRRIPVEGGAFLAWGHLTYTRPLTEKEASDYELRPAPVISELSRKNDDRPLSIAQQMKEAGALAEASQGNPIHKKKAPDRGDR, from the coding sequence ATGGACAAAAATCAAGGCTATTCCATTTTGAAGGCTGTGATGCTGGAAAATGGCAGGGGCTTTGCGCTGGGGCATCATCCCACAGCCCCATCCCCCTATGTCACATGGGCCTGTTACGATGATAAGAACGGCCAGCGGCAGTATGAATGGGGACATTACGGCAACGATCTGGCCGCTATGGAACAGGATTTTTCAGACCGGATAAAGGACTATCAGCGGCTTTACCATGTGGGGATCGTGCAGACCGAGGCCCCCGGCCTTTACAAGTATTACTCTACCCAGCGGCCTGTGGACATCGGGACATTCCCCAAACCGCCCCACAATGCCCCGGATGAGATCGTCAACTATGACCGCCGCATCCCGGTGGAGGGCGGCGCATTTCTGGCATGGGGGCATCTGACTTATACAAGGCCGCTGACCGAAAAGGAGGCGTCTGACTATGAGCTCCGTCCTGCCCCCGTAATTTCTGAATTATCCCGAAAAAACGATGACAGGCCCCTCTCGATTGCCCAGCAGATGAAAGAGGCCGGAGCTCTGGCCGAAGCCAGCCAGGGCAATCCCATCCATAAGAAAAAGGCCCCCGACCGGGGCGACCGATAG
- a CDS encoding DUF4366 domain-containing protein, whose translation MKRFRVLTAALCAAVLLCGFSVPAYAYAGGGEGEDYGDPTMEPPAPEPTITPGEGFSEEGNLVTRDLLYDEHTNKQFITVQTSGGNTFYIVIDYDKPVDEEGEQYETYFFSVVDEGDLLAAAEAAGVEQAVCSCPEKCAAGAVNTDCPVCSVNMGKCVGAEPEPEPAPEPEPEPEKPGNAGMILLVLAVMGIGGGAAWYFKIYRPKHQQADQPEEDDGGEYPDYDEFEDDGPPWDEEDETEEKEEIR comes from the coding sequence ATGAAACGGTTTCGAGTTTTGACAGCGGCGCTTTGTGCCGCTGTTTTGTTATGCGGCTTTAGCGTTCCCGCCTATGCCTACGCAGGCGGCGGCGAGGGCGAGGACTACGGCGATCCCACAATGGAACCCCCGGCCCCGGAGCCGACTATTACGCCGGGCGAGGGCTTTTCCGAGGAGGGAAACCTTGTAACCCGTGATCTGCTCTATGACGAGCACACCAACAAGCAGTTTATTACCGTCCAGACCAGCGGCGGCAATACCTTTTACATTGTCATTGATTATGACAAGCCTGTGGACGAGGAAGGCGAACAGTATGAAACCTACTTTTTCAGCGTTGTGGATGAGGGGGATCTGCTGGCCGCAGCCGAGGCCGCTGGCGTGGAACAGGCGGTCTGCTCCTGTCCGGAGAAATGTGCGGCGGGGGCTGTCAATACCGACTGCCCGGTATGCTCTGTCAATATGGGGAAATGCGTAGGCGCAGAGCCGGAGCCCGAGCCTGCCCCGGAGCCTGAGCCGGAACCCGAGAAGCCGGGCAACGCCGGGATGATCCTTTTGGTGCTGGCTGTCATGGGCATCGGCGGCGGGGCCGCATGGTATTTCAAGATTTACCGTCCGAAACACCAGCAGGCTGACCAGCCCGAGGAGGACGATGGTGGGGAGTACCCGGACTATGACGAGTTTGAAGATGACGGCCCCCCGTGGGACGAGGAGGACGAAACCGAAGAAAAGGAGGAAATCAGATGA
- the dinD gene encoding DNA damage-inducible protein D, giving the protein MADLKAKEYQRFEDIKHTTDEGVEFWYARELGPVLDYAKWDNFRKVIDKAMLACKNSGFEVEDHFPEIGRMIEIGKGGQRKTKDYMLSRYACYLIMQNGDPRKEVIALGQTYFAIQTRRQEIADAFNQLDEDNKRLVIRGEVKSWNSMLADAAHRAGITEQADYAAFQNAGYMGLYGGLRVSDIHARKKLSKDQKILDHMGSEELGANLFRITQTEAKMRRDTPQGLDEASSIHYTVGKEVRETIEKIGGTMPEDLPTPEKSISQIEREQIKQLKQDRKKLMLDE; this is encoded by the coding sequence ATGGCTGACTTAAAAGCGAAAGAATATCAGCGATTTGAGGATATAAAGCATACAACCGATGAAGGCGTGGAGTTTTGGTATGCCCGGGAGCTTGGGCCTGTTTTGGACTATGCCAAATGGGACAACTTCCGAAAGGTCATTGACAAAGCGATGCTGGCCTGCAAAAACAGCGGGTTTGAGGTGGAGGATCATTTTCCCGAGATCGGGAGAATGATTGAAATTGGCAAAGGCGGACAGAGAAAAACAAAAGATTATATGCTGTCCCGGTATGCTTGCTATCTCATTATGCAGAACGGCGATCCCCGTAAAGAAGTGATTGCTCTTGGGCAGACCTATTTTGCCATTCAAACCCGCAGACAGGAAATTGCGGATGCGTTTAACCAGCTTGACGAGGACAATAAGCGGCTGGTGATCCGAGGCGAGGTAAAAAGCTGGAACTCTATGCTGGCGGATGCCGCCCATCGTGCTGGCATTACTGAGCAGGCTGATTATGCGGCGTTTCAAAATGCCGGATATATGGGTTTATATGGGGGCCTGCGTGTTTCCGATATTCATGCCCGGAAAAAACTTTCTAAAGACCAGAAGATACTGGATCACATGGGTAGTGAGGAATTAGGCGCAAACCTGTTCCGCATTACACAGACGGAGGCCAAAATGCGCCGGGATACCCCACAAGGGCTTGACGAGGCCAGTTCCATCCACTACACCGTAGGAAAAGAAGTCCGTGAAACGATTGAAAAAATCGGCGGCACGATGCCCGAGGACTTACCAACTCCCGAAAAAAGTATCTCACAGATTGAGCGTGAGCAAATAAAACAACTGAAACAAGACCGCAAAAAATTGATGCTTGATGAATAA
- a CDS encoding CD1845 family protein — translation MRIILKLLAAPFVLALTLLVAVLNFAFSFASWVFCALSFLCLIGALFALFTGDRWGIQGLVIAFAVSPFGLPAVAEWLIDKLDSLNYSLKSFITG, via the coding sequence ATGCGGATCATTCTGAAACTTTTAGCTGCCCCCTTTGTTCTGGCCCTCACGCTCCTTGTGGCAGTATTGAATTTTGCTTTTTCCTTTGCGTCATGGGTGTTCTGCGCCCTGTCCTTTCTCTGTCTGATCGGAGCTCTGTTTGCTTTATTCACGGGGGATCGCTGGGGCATACAGGGGCTTGTGATCGCCTTTGCTGTTTCGCCCTTTGGTCTGCCCGCTGTGGCGGAGTGGCTCATTGACAAGCTGGACAGTCTCAACTACTCGCTAAAGAGTTTTATCACAGGATAA
- a CDS encoding VirB4-like conjugal transfer ATPase, CD1110 family, whose product MRLRKANPTSGRKTAKAKTRAALSAQQTIPYVAMHLDGVCKLPGGLYTKTVEYEDINYSVASTEDQTAIFGGWSSFLNYFDSSLPFQLSFINRRSHSRSRYKVNIPQADDDFNSVREEFTGMLKNQIARSNNGIERSKYITFGIPAGGIVEARPRLERVEADVMGNFKRLGVPCEPMDGRARLALLHSQMHPGNREPFRFSWKDIPQTGLGTKDYIAPDSFDFRHSRLFRVGQYWGAVSYLQILASELSDKLLAEILELDAEMTVTLHIQTVDQLKAIKTIKGKISDIGKMKVEEQRKAVRAGYDPDILPPDLITFSKDAAELLADLQSRNERMFLLTFTVVNMAPTRQRLENDVFTVGGIAQKYNCALKRLDWQQEQGFVSSLALGYNEVEIQRGMTTSSTAIFIPFMTRELRMDGQALYYGMNALSHNVIMADRKKLKSANGMYLGSTGSGKSFAAKRELLNVFLTIPQDRIIIVDPMGEYAPLVRRLGGQVIEIAPDSPHHLNPMDVELNMAAGESPLSMKADFLLSLCELVVGGKEGLQPIEKTVVDRCVRLVYREQALGLDTGKTPLLQDLYEELLKQPEPEARRVATALELYCTGSLNLFNHPTNVKTDSRVVCIVLKNMGENLRKIAMHITNEFVSQAVDTNFREGVATWCYFDEFHVLLRDPLTASYFVAVWKMLRKKGCVPSALTQNVKDLLASREIENILDNTDFMILLSQAQSDRVILARQLGISEHQLSYITHSNSGEGLLFYGNVTIPFVDRFPKGEIYDLLTTRPEDMKNEAKTE is encoded by the coding sequence ATGCGATTGCGAAAGGCAAATCCAACCAGCGGAAGAAAAACCGCAAAGGCTAAAACCCGGGCGGCCCTGTCCGCCCAGCAGACGATCCCCTATGTGGCGATGCACCTGGACGGGGTGTGCAAGCTCCCCGGCGGGCTCTACACAAAGACCGTGGAATATGAGGACATCAATTATTCCGTGGCATCCACCGAGGATCAGACTGCAATCTTTGGCGGCTGGAGCTCATTCCTCAACTACTTTGACAGCTCCCTGCCGTTCCAGCTTTCCTTTATCAACCGCCGCTCCCACTCCCGGAGCCGCTATAAGGTAAACATTCCCCAGGCGGATGATGATTTTAACAGCGTCCGGGAGGAATTTACCGGGATGCTGAAAAACCAGATCGCCCGGTCTAACAACGGGATTGAACGCTCCAAGTACATTACTTTCGGCATCCCAGCCGGAGGGATCGTGGAGGCCCGGCCCCGTCTGGAGCGTGTGGAGGCCGATGTGATGGGCAACTTTAAGCGGCTGGGCGTTCCCTGTGAACCGATGGACGGGCGGGCAAGGCTGGCCCTGCTTCACAGCCAGATGCATCCGGGCAACCGGGAACCGTTCCGCTTTTCATGGAAGGACATCCCGCAGACGGGGCTCGGCACCAAGGACTATATCGCCCCGGACAGCTTTGACTTCCGGCACTCCCGCCTGTTCCGGGTGGGCCAGTATTGGGGCGCTGTTTCCTACTTGCAGATTTTAGCGTCTGAGCTCTCGGATAAACTGCTGGCAGAAATTCTGGAGCTGGATGCGGAAATGACCGTAACCCTTCATATCCAGACGGTGGATCAGCTAAAGGCGATCAAGACCATCAAGGGAAAAATCTCCGACATCGGGAAAATGAAGGTGGAGGAACAGCGGAAGGCTGTCCGGGCCGGGTACGATCCCGACATTCTCCCGCCCGACCTCATTACCTTTTCCAAGGATGCGGCGGAGCTCCTTGCCGACCTCCAGTCCCGCAACGAGAGAATGTTCCTTTTGACTTTTACGGTAGTCAATATGGCCCCTACCCGCCAGCGGCTGGAAAATGATGTGTTTACCGTGGGCGGCATCGCACAGAAATACAACTGCGCCCTCAAGCGGCTGGACTGGCAACAGGAGCAGGGCTTTGTGTCCTCGCTGGCCCTCGGCTACAACGAAGTGGAGATCCAGCGTGGTATGACAACCAGCTCCACGGCAATTTTTATCCCCTTTATGACAAGGGAGCTGCGGATGGACGGGCAGGCCCTCTACTATGGCATGAACGCCCTTTCCCACAATGTCATTATGGCTGACCGCAAAAAGCTGAAGTCGGCCAACGGAATGTACCTCGGCTCTACGGGCTCGGGAAAATCCTTTGCGGCAAAGCGGGAACTGCTCAATGTCTTTCTGACCATTCCCCAGGATCGGATTATCATTGTTGATCCGATGGGCGAATATGCCCCGCTGGTTCGCAGGCTGGGCGGACAGGTGATCGAGATTGCCCCGGACAGCCCCCACCACCTAAACCCGATGGATGTGGAGCTCAACATGGCCGCCGGGGAGAGCCCTCTTTCCATGAAGGCGGATTTCCTGCTTTCCCTGTGCGAGCTGGTGGTAGGCGGAAAGGAAGGCTTACAGCCCATCGAAAAGACAGTTGTTGACCGCTGTGTGCGGCTGGTGTACCGGGAACAGGCCCTTGGGCTTGATACGGGAAAAACCCCGCTTTTGCAGGACTTGTACGAGGAGCTCTTAAAACAGCCGGAGCCCGAGGCCCGGCGTGTGGCAACTGCCCTTGAGCTCTACTGCACCGGCTCCCTCAACCTGTTTAACCATCCCACGAATGTGAAAACCGACAGCCGGGTGGTGTGTATCGTGCTGAAAAACATGGGAGAAAACCTCCGCAAGATCGCCATGCACATCACAAATGAATTTGTGTCCCAGGCGGTAGATACCAACTTCCGGGAGGGCGTGGCGACATGGTGCTATTTCGATGAGTTCCATGTCCTGCTCCGTGATCCGCTGACCGCCAGCTATTTTGTGGCGGTGTGGAAAATGCTGAGAAAGAAAGGCTGCGTTCCCAGCGCCCTCACGCAGAATGTGAAAGACCTTCTGGCCAGCCGGGAGATCGAGAACATTCTGGACAACACCGACTTTATGATTTTGCTCTCGCAGGCGCAGAGTGACCGGGTGATTTTGGCAAGACAGCTCGGTATTTCCGAGCACCAGCTTTCCTACATTACCCACTCTAATTCCGGCGAGGGCCTGCTGTTTTACGGGAATGTGACCATCCCGTTTGTGGATCGGTTCCCGAAGGGGGAAATCTATGACCTCTTAACCACCCGACCGGAGGATATGAAGAATGAAGCGAAAACCGAATAA
- a CDS encoding DUF4316 domain-containing protein, translated as MEERYNPMKSAEIATEHNYNMLDGVLNNQAPPPEEKELDKVKEPSHKRRSREREER; from the coding sequence ATGGAAGAAAGATATAACCCGATGAAAAGTGCGGAGATCGCCACCGAGCACAATTACAATATGCTGGACGGTGTTCTCAATAACCAGGCCCCACCCCCGGAGGAAAAGGAGCTGGATAAGGTTAAGGAACCGTCCCACAAGCGCCGGAGCCGGGAACGGGAGGAACGATGA
- a CDS encoding DUF4315 family protein, with protein sequence MATAKSMKIQAEIDKVKAKISEQQARLKELEQKKLEAENSEIVDIVRGMSIPLAELPLLFEKLKGGGALGQSVPKSEDEEKEEN encoded by the coding sequence ATGGCAACAGCAAAAAGCATGAAAATCCAGGCCGAGATTGATAAGGTCAAGGCCAAAATCAGCGAACAGCAGGCCCGGCTCAAGGAGCTGGAGCAGAAAAAGCTGGAGGCGGAAAACAGCGAGATCGTGGACATCGTGCGTGGCATGAGCATCCCCCTTGCGGAGCTGCCCCTGCTGTTTGAAAAGCTGAAAGGCGGCGGGGCTTTGGGACAAAGTGTCCCGAAGTCCGAGGATGAGGAAAAGGAGGAAAACTGA
- a CDS encoding cysteine-rich VLP protein, producing MSRELTRKEKTAIRSLVVTWCANYDREYGCLPLDSDCYMLGKCWTGSYCRYFRESVLPLDPALEASLMSEGPRPDFKICPVCGGPVPPDRRQAYCSATCAKKAHRRQQREYMRKKRGASVDN from the coding sequence TTGTCCCGTGAACTGACACGCAAGGAAAAGACAGCGATCCGCTCTCTTGTGGTAACATGGTGCGCCAACTATGACCGGGAATACGGATGCCTGCCGCTGGACAGCGATTGCTATATGCTGGGTAAATGCTGGACGGGATCATACTGCCGCTATTTCCGGGAGTCCGTCCTGCCCCTTGATCCGGCGCTGGAAGCCTCCCTTATGAGCGAGGGCCCAAGACCGGATTTTAAGATATGCCCGGTATGCGGCGGGCCTGTTCCCCCGGACAGGCGGCAGGCGTACTGCTCGGCGACCTGTGCAAAGAAAGCCCACCGCCGCCAGCAACGGGAATATATGCGGAAAAAGCGGGGTGCATCCGTTGACAATTAG
- a CDS encoding septation protein SpoVG family protein, with amino-acid sequence MDKDVILTPEQIAAEERRWLFDAPIAELAEVKGVTVDEAVKLRTDAILQEAAVPIEVTVRPIEPQGKLIGFASVNYGGVVIDDFKVVDGKNGIFLGAPSKPDPTSRTGYRSTVRINDRATQERLNAAGAQAYHSAVEKLIARAEAVRPTPIKEQMAQAAREAGKENAARTAPAKKKEARDDR; translated from the coding sequence TTGGATAAGGATGTCATATTAACCCCGGAACAGATCGCCGCCGAGGAGCGGCGCTGGCTGTTCGATGCGCCGATTGCGGAACTGGCCGAGGTAAAAGGCGTGACGGTGGACGAGGCTGTTAAGCTGCGGACGGACGCAATTTTGCAGGAGGCCGCTGTTCCCATCGAAGTCACGGTTCGCCCGATTGAGCCCCAGGGCAAGCTCATCGGCTTTGCCAGCGTCAACTATGGCGGTGTAGTGATTGACGATTTCAAGGTGGTGGATGGTAAGAACGGGATTTTCCTTGGGGCTCCCAGCAAACCCGATCCCACCAGCAGGACGGGCTACCGCTCCACAGTGCGGATCAATGACCGGGCCACCCAGGAGCGGCTCAATGCGGCGGGAGCCCAGGCATACCATTCAGCGGTGGAAAAGCTCATCGCCCGGGCCGAGGCAGTCCGCCCCACCCCGATTAAGGAGCAGATGGCACAGGCCGCAAGGGAGGCCGGGAAGGAAAATGCCGCCCGAACCGCCCCGGCAAAGAAGAAGGAGGCCCGGGATGACAGGTGA
- a CDS encoding plasmid mobilization protein — MTKKRRRPIHLHVMVSEEEQALIQQRMAEAGIRNMGAYMRKMALNGYVLHVDLSPVRELVSLQRRCSNNLNQVAIQANTYGGIYPEEIAALQRDYAALWGPISDLLKKLSALVEL; from the coding sequence ATGACAAAGAAACGCCGCCGCCCGATCCATCTCCATGTGATGGTGTCCGAGGAGGAGCAGGCCCTTATTCAACAACGCATGGCCGAGGCGGGCATCCGCAATATGGGGGCCTATATGCGGAAAATGGCCCTCAATGGCTATGTGCTCCATGTTGACCTCTCGCCCGTCCGGGAGCTGGTATCGCTCCAGCGGCGGTGCTCAAACAACCTCAATCAAGTGGCGATCCAGGCCAACACCTACGGCGGGATTTACCCCGAGGAGATCGCCGCCCTGCAACGGGACTATGCCGCCCTGTGGGGGCCGATATCCGATCTGCTGAAAAAGCTCTCCGCATTAGTGGAGCTCTGA